Proteins encoded in a region of the Cytobacillus pseudoceanisediminis genome:
- a CDS encoding ABC transporter ATP-binding protein yields the protein MTVLEVRNLQKSFGQIKAVQDISFSVNAGEVFTIIGPNGAGKTTTLEMIEGLVSPDNGEIHFGDLDWNKHAVSIKKKIGVQPQSSAMFDLLTPEENLNLFASFYDHARPAKEILEIVNLTEHRKNHVKKLSGGQRQRLAIGLALISDPEIIFLDEPTTGLDPQARRNIWDIILHLKELGKTTILTTHYMEEAEKLSDRVCIVDQGNVITLDSPSALIEKLTDEREIRLSFLDGVSAAENADMFSKDLESVSKTEREGATLKIWAAKPEETLLDLFKFTKENSFGVEQVSIREMSLEDVFIAFTGKEWRD from the coding sequence ATGACTGTGTTAGAAGTAAGAAATCTGCAAAAGTCCTTTGGCCAAATAAAGGCTGTCCAGGATATAAGTTTCTCGGTTAATGCCGGGGAAGTCTTCACTATTATCGGTCCAAACGGAGCTGGCAAAACAACTACACTGGAAATGATTGAGGGCCTTGTTTCACCCGATAACGGTGAAATCCATTTTGGCGACCTCGATTGGAATAAGCATGCAGTTTCAATAAAGAAGAAAATTGGCGTCCAGCCACAGTCAAGTGCCATGTTTGATTTATTGACACCAGAAGAAAACCTGAACCTTTTTGCATCCTTTTACGACCATGCACGGCCAGCCAAAGAAATCCTGGAAATAGTCAATCTTACGGAGCACCGCAAAAATCATGTAAAAAAGCTTTCAGGCGGTCAGAGGCAAAGACTTGCCATTGGACTGGCGCTGATTAGTGACCCTGAAATCATTTTTCTGGATGAACCGACTACCGGCCTTGATCCCCAGGCCAGAAGAAATATTTGGGATATCATTCTTCATCTTAAAGAACTAGGGAAAACAACCATCCTTACCACTCATTACATGGAAGAAGCAGAAAAATTAAGTGATCGTGTATGCATCGTGGATCAGGGGAATGTGATCACACTTGACTCCCCTTCCGCACTCATAGAGAAGCTTACAGATGAACGGGAAATAAGGTTGAGTTTTCTTGATGGCGTAAGTGCTGCAGAAAATGCTGATATGTTTTCGAAGGATCTGGAATCTGTATCCAAAACGGAACGGGAAGGAGCAACTCTAAAAATATGGGCAGCAAAGCCTGAAGAAACCCTTTTGGACTTATTTAAGTTTACAAAAGAAAATTCATTCGGGGTGGAACAGGTCTCTATACGGGAAATGAGCCTGGAAGATGTGTTTATTGCGTTTACCGGCAAAGAATGGAGGGATTAA
- a CDS encoding nucleotidyltransferase domain-containing protein, whose amino-acid sequence MRELPIVVNDLLNEYIDLVNEYMPNQLEGLYLHGSLALDAFVEGSSDIDFIAVTQSGLTESELKKAKEIHRILADKYQFPKMDGVYLTQNDLGTLCECFYYNNGIMNYGHFLNPVTWWLLKKNGIVIYGDVPVIEINANDLVRTLMRT is encoded by the coding sequence ATGCGAGAACTTCCAATAGTGGTTAATGATTTATTAAATGAGTACATAGATCTAGTAAATGAATATATGCCCAATCAGCTTGAAGGCCTTTATTTGCACGGGTCGCTTGCACTGGATGCTTTTGTGGAAGGATCAAGCGATATTGATTTTATTGCGGTTACACAAAGCGGTTTAACTGAATCAGAATTAAAAAAAGCTAAGGAAATCCATAGGATACTAGCAGACAAATATCAGTTTCCTAAGATGGATGGGGTTTATTTAACTCAAAATGACCTGGGAACGCTTTGTGAATGTTTCTACTATAATAACGGGATAATGAATTATGGGCATTTTCTGAATCCAGTCACCTGGTGGCTTTTAAAGAAGAATGGTATTGTCATTTATGGGGATGTTCCGGTTATAGAGATAAATGCCAATGATTTGGTTCGTACACTTATGAGAACATGA
- a CDS encoding response regulator transcription factor → MDNYYVLVVDDEKEIRDAIEIYLKNEGITVLKAKDGIEALEILNENQVHLIILDVMMPKLDGISATYKIREKKNIPIIILSAKTEDTDKILGLQVGADDYVTKPFNPMELVARVKSQLRRYVTFGTFEGVKKVIDLNGLMLDKEAKEVSVNGEPVKMTPIEYKIVELLMTNAGRVFSINEIYERVWNEPYYNAENTVAVHIRKIREKIEIDPKNPRYLKVVWGIGYKMEK, encoded by the coding sequence ATGGATAACTATTATGTACTCGTTGTAGATGATGAAAAAGAGATAAGAGATGCTATAGAAATTTATCTTAAAAATGAAGGCATTACTGTATTAAAAGCGAAAGATGGAATCGAAGCTCTGGAGATATTGAATGAGAATCAGGTGCATCTGATTATTTTGGATGTCATGATGCCAAAGCTGGATGGCATTTCAGCTACATATAAAATTCGCGAAAAGAAAAACATCCCGATTATTATTCTGAGTGCCAAAACAGAGGATACAGATAAAATCCTGGGGCTGCAGGTTGGAGCTGATGATTATGTGACCAAGCCTTTCAATCCTATGGAATTGGTTGCCCGTGTGAAATCACAGCTGAGAAGATATGTGACATTCGGAACGTTTGAAGGAGTCAAAAAAGTGATTGATCTGAACGGTCTCATGCTGGATAAGGAAGCAAAAGAAGTGAGTGTTAATGGAGAGCCAGTGAAAATGACTCCGATCGAGTATAAAATTGTGGAACTTTTAATGACGAATGCCGGACGCGTTTTTTCCATTAATGAAATTTATGAACGGGTATGGAACGAGCCGTACTATAACGCAGAAAATACGGTGGCAGTCCATATTCGGAAAATCCGTGAAAAGATTGAAATCGACCCGAAAAATCCGAGATATTTAAAGGTGGTATGGGGAATTGGATACAAGATGGAAAAATAA
- a CDS encoding DNA-binding protein, whose translation MPENNLKGSRFPEKLAKPAVRALEGAGYFSLEQLAAATEAELLELHGMGPNAMEKLRKAMADNGLSFKG comes from the coding sequence ATGCCAGAAAATAATCTAAAGGGGAGCAGATTCCCTGAAAAGCTGGCAAAGCCAGCAGTACGTGCACTTGAAGGGGCAGGCTATTTTTCACTGGAACAGCTAGCCGCTGCCACTGAAGCAGAATTGCTGGAACTTCACGGAATGGGACCGAATGCCATGGAAAAACTTCGCAAGGCAATGGCGGACAATGGTTTGTCATTTAAAGGTTAG
- a CDS encoding sensor histidine kinase — translation MFIDQNNLFKQKQIVLLIYGGSAVLAVIAALIAGRRSKALSAEIKRWEPLYNKLPIDLRIIFLGLTVIGSSLALFLINDFLIDSYNILPRVIELIIVLLGASVLCGLTIVQLKYIAGEFKDLENAKAVLKKSLVYRTAGGLKTSLQEAFLNRSTGTQLFVVLIIIFGMGMGSIVMFFHPLFALFYVMLLAFAGIPLVMALIRRLGYFNRIVETANELATGHMGQDLPVKGKGVLASLAGNINVLKQGVKTSLSEQAKSERLKTELITNVSHDLRTPLTSIITYTELLKSGEVSEDDRSAYLEIIDRKSKRLKVLIDDLFEVSKMASGNIELRKERVDLIQLLQQALAEHNNAINESNLHFRVTKPDHPAIAFVDGQKLWRVFDNLIGNILKYSLENSRVYIAIAKVKGQAVITFKNVSKYELDDQSEELFERFKRGDKSRHTDGSGLGLAIAKSIIDLHDGNLEIDTDGDLFKVSISLNIEE, via the coding sequence ATGTTCATTGACCAAAATAATCTTTTCAAACAAAAGCAGATTGTATTATTAATCTATGGCGGCTCAGCGGTTTTGGCTGTTATCGCTGCATTGATTGCTGGCAGAAGGTCAAAGGCCCTGTCTGCTGAAATCAAAAGGTGGGAGCCTTTATATAATAAGCTCCCTATTGATTTAAGAATAATCTTCTTGGGATTGACAGTAATAGGGAGCAGTTTAGCTCTTTTTCTGATAAATGATTTTTTAATAGACTCCTACAATATCCTGCCGCGTGTTATTGAATTGATTATTGTGCTACTTGGAGCATCTGTTCTATGCGGTCTGACAATTGTTCAGCTCAAATATATCGCGGGTGAATTTAAGGACTTGGAAAACGCAAAGGCAGTTTTGAAAAAGAGTCTGGTTTATAGAACGGCTGGCGGTTTGAAAACCAGCCTGCAGGAAGCCTTTTTAAACCGGAGTACAGGAACGCAGCTGTTTGTTGTTCTAATAATCATCTTTGGAATGGGAATGGGTTCAATTGTCATGTTCTTCCATCCGCTATTTGCCCTGTTTTATGTAATGCTCTTAGCGTTTGCAGGTATTCCGCTGGTTATGGCACTAATCAGGCGCTTAGGCTATTTCAACCGAATTGTTGAGACCGCAAATGAATTGGCAACGGGTCACATGGGCCAGGACTTGCCGGTTAAAGGAAAAGGTGTTCTGGCTTCACTCGCAGGAAATATTAATGTATTGAAGCAGGGCGTCAAAACTTCCCTTAGCGAGCAGGCAAAAAGCGAAAGGCTGAAAACGGAGCTGATAACAAATGTCAGTCACGATCTAAGAACACCATTAACTTCCATTATTACGTACACGGAGCTGCTGAAGTCAGGTGAGGTTTCTGAGGACGATCGCTCTGCCTACCTTGAAATCATTGACCGGAAGTCTAAACGTCTAAAGGTTTTGATTGATGATTTATTCGAAGTCTCGAAAATGGCTAGCGGCAATATTGAGCTCCGGAAGGAAAGAGTGGATCTTATCCAGCTGCTGCAGCAGGCTCTCGCGGAGCATAATAACGCTATTAATGAATCCAATCTGCATTTCAGAGTAACCAAACCTGATCATCCGGCAATCGCATTTGTAGATGGCCAAAAGCTCTGGCGAGTCTTTGATAATTTAATTGGCAATATACTGAAATACTCATTGGAAAACTCAAGGGTCTATATTGCGATAGCGAAAGTGAAAGGCCAGGCAGTTATAACGTTTAAAAATGTTTCTAAATATGAATTGGACGATCAAAGCGAAGAACTGTTCGAGCGTTTCAAACGAGGAGATAAATCAAGGCATACAGATGGTTCAGGCCTGGGGCTTGCCATAGCCAAATCGATTATTGATCTTCATGATGGAAATCTTGAAATAGATACAGATGGTGACTTGTTCAAGGTGAGCATTTCACTGAATATAGAGGAGTAA
- a CDS encoding GyrI-like domain-containing protein produces the protein MCKVVSQEFKAVVIKNKGLFKDYAGLVPEAAQSFLKHGHLVQHSSGLEVTIYEPKRGEDHLEGIFFVGYLVHEKPDTLPDGMEYIEVQHTYASIRGKGADMGGLYARLNNWIKEQGNTQDSADHYILEVYYPVENEDEDVEVYIPVKN, from the coding sequence ATGTGTAAAGTTGTTTCGCAGGAGTTTAAAGCAGTAGTCATAAAGAACAAGGGTCTTTTTAAGGATTATGCCGGCTTGGTGCCTGAAGCAGCTCAGAGCTTCTTGAAGCATGGCCATCTTGTACAGCATAGCAGCGGACTGGAAGTGACCATTTATGAACCTAAAAGAGGGGAAGACCACTTAGAGGGAATATTTTTTGTCGGTTACTTAGTTCATGAGAAACCTGATACGCTGCCAGATGGGATGGAATATATAGAGGTACAGCATACTTATGCATCAATCAGAGGAAAGGGAGCTGACATGGGCGGCCTGTATGCGCGTCTTAACAATTGGATTAAGGAGCAGGGCAATACGCAGGATTCCGCTGATCATTATATTTTGGAAGTTTATTATCCGGTTGAAAATGAGGATGAGGATGTAGAAGTATACATTCCAGTCAAAAACTAA
- a CDS encoding NUDIX hydrolase: protein MTQNEIVLAASTSILQEGKVLMIKENKPIVKNKWNFPSGRVEKGEDILAAA, encoded by the coding sequence ATGACACAGAACGAAATCGTGCTTGCTGCCAGCACATCAATTCTACAGGAAGGCAAAGTGCTGATGATAAAAGAGAATAAACCCATTGTAAAGAATAAATGGAATTTCCCGTCCGGCCGTGTTGAAAAAGGGGAAGATATCCTTGCGGCTGCCTGA
- a CDS encoding metal-dependent hydrolase: protein MNGTAHAAIGAAAGYVVANTVHASPSTTLLLVGLGSVSGLIPDLDIDGKLRDRLTLSHEVVRTVAQIIGILMIIYSFYEGSPKEKWLGIAIGISMTAISAKIRQKHMLTITGIGVLAGGISLQELWLILFGVYILIASFVSHRSYTHSILGVIFFGFISAKFEASLGIEGVFYTCLAGYISHLIADFKLLPFNKRGIKLFLPISSKEI from the coding sequence TTGAATGGTACCGCCCATGCAGCTATTGGAGCAGCAGCAGGATACGTGGTTGCGAACACTGTTCATGCCAGCCCATCCACAACTCTATTATTAGTAGGACTCGGCAGCGTTTCTGGATTAATTCCGGACCTCGACATTGATGGAAAACTTCGTGACCGGCTTACACTTTCACATGAAGTCGTTCGGACAGTTGCACAAATCATAGGAATTTTAATGATCATCTATAGCTTCTATGAAGGCTCGCCGAAAGAGAAATGGCTGGGAATCGCTATAGGGATCAGTATGACTGCCATTTCTGCGAAAATCAGGCAAAAGCATATGCTGACCATTACCGGAATTGGCGTCCTGGCGGGAGGCATCTCTTTGCAGGAACTTTGGCTGATATTATTTGGGGTTTATATATTAATAGCTTCCTTCGTTTCCCACCGCAGTTATACTCATTCCATCCTGGGTGTTATTTTTTTTGGATTCATCTCTGCGAAATTTGAAGCATCACTTGGCATAGAGGGTGTATTCTATACATGCCTTGCGGGTTATATAAGTCATTTGATAGCCGATTTTAAATTGCTTCCATTTAATAAAAGGGGCATAAAGCTCTTTCTCCCGATTTCGTCGAAAGAGATCTAA
- a CDS encoding pentapeptide repeat-containing protein → MSYLIPDCENCFGLCCVALPYAKSADFAFDKEAGKPCPNLQADFRCQIHADLRGKGFRGCTSFECFGAGQKVSQNTFMNRDWRTHPGLKKEMFDVFPIMHQLHEMLFYLTEILYLEAARPIHGEVREILDKTEDLTNMEPGVIMGTDVQSHRGEVNKLLLKASELVRKNSGLNQKSAKKYSGRRDFIGARLSGEVLCGANLRGSLFIAADLRKADLRYTDLIGADLRDANLSGANLMGSIFLTQAQVNSAKGDMYTKLPKGLQRPQHWVN, encoded by the coding sequence ATGAGTTATTTAATACCCGATTGTGAAAATTGTTTTGGGCTTTGCTGTGTGGCCCTCCCATATGCAAAATCTGCTGACTTTGCTTTTGATAAGGAAGCAGGTAAACCATGTCCCAATCTGCAAGCTGATTTTCGCTGTCAGATACATGCAGACCTAAGGGGAAAAGGCTTCAGAGGATGCACTTCATTTGAATGCTTTGGAGCAGGCCAAAAAGTATCCCAAAACACTTTTATGAATAGAGACTGGCGCACACATCCCGGACTTAAGAAAGAGATGTTTGATGTGTTTCCCATTATGCATCAGCTTCATGAAATGCTTTTCTACTTAACAGAAATTCTATATTTGGAAGCCGCTAGGCCTATTCATGGTGAAGTCAGAGAAATTTTGGACAAAACAGAGGATTTAACTAATATGGAACCGGGTGTGATTATGGGTACTGATGTCCAGTCACATAGGGGTGAAGTTAATAAGCTGCTTCTGAAAGCCAGTGAGCTTGTCAGGAAGAATTCAGGATTGAATCAAAAATCCGCGAAAAAATATAGCGGCCGGAGAGATTTTATCGGAGCCAGATTAAGCGGTGAGGTGTTGTGCGGAGCAAATTTAAGAGGTTCCCTGTTTATTGCTGCTGACCTGCGCAAAGCTGACTTGAGATATACGGATCTTATTGGTGCAGACTTGAGGGACGCGAATTTAAGCGGAGCTAATCTAATGGGAAGTATTTTTCTTACACAGGCTCAGGTTAATTCAGCAAAAGGGGACATGTATACGAAGCTGCCAAAGGGTTTACAGAGACCTCAGCACTGGGTGAATTAA
- a CDS encoding ABC transporter permease, giving the protein MCLLRLPAKNGGIKINRYHQFKMMFLAQLKLTLREKQAWFWGIFFPVILMVIFMVIFSGNSDEEFKTEVAVVDPSPNPASEMMLSQISGLPVLEVKSGKPVTRDKAEEWVKDQEVDAAIILPESAEASSVFLVINKENEQGAAAQAVSSILDKFVQQANLMAAGASPKYDLQYESITSGTNELDYTDFLLTGMIALSIAQGGMFGMVDLVDMRRKGLIKRLRMTPANMGIFGLSDMVMRLLFSIVQIILLSLIGVLVFGANLYINPITLIIVFLIGALSFNALGYFFSSFSKTTEAYMGVANICSFLMMFLSGVFFPIETMPEWIQPISSILPLTYFAEGLRESMVYETGIATAALWAGIGVMVIWGAVTFLLGSLLYKRKAIAADR; this is encoded by the coding sequence ATGTGTTTATTGCGTTTACCGGCAAAGAATGGAGGGATTAAGATTAATAGATACCATCAATTTAAAATGATGTTTTTGGCACAGCTGAAATTAACTCTTCGAGAAAAACAGGCATGGTTCTGGGGCATCTTTTTCCCGGTTATTCTAATGGTTATCTTCATGGTCATCTTCAGCGGAAATTCAGATGAAGAGTTTAAAACCGAAGTGGCTGTTGTGGATCCAAGCCCGAATCCAGCTTCAGAGATGATGCTTTCTCAAATCAGCGGACTTCCCGTTTTGGAAGTCAAATCAGGAAAGCCTGTCACGAGGGATAAAGCGGAGGAATGGGTAAAAGATCAGGAAGTGGATGCCGCCATCATCCTGCCGGAGTCGGCAGAGGCTTCCTCTGTTTTCCTTGTAATAAACAAAGAAAATGAACAGGGTGCCGCAGCCCAGGCAGTTTCAAGCATTCTGGATAAGTTTGTCCAGCAGGCCAATTTAATGGCTGCAGGTGCTTCTCCGAAATATGATTTGCAATATGAATCGATAACCTCCGGCACCAATGAATTGGATTATACAGATTTCCTTTTAACTGGGATGATAGCTTTATCCATTGCCCAGGGCGGGATGTTTGGCATGGTGGACCTGGTGGACATGCGCAGAAAGGGATTAATCAAAAGGCTGCGTATGACACCGGCAAATATGGGCATCTTCGGATTAAGTGATATGGTTATGAGGCTGTTGTTCAGTATTGTGCAGATCATCCTGCTTTCATTAATAGGTGTCCTCGTATTTGGCGCCAATCTTTATATTAATCCTATTACCTTGATTATCGTATTCCTGATCGGTGCTTTATCCTTTAATGCACTTGGCTACTTCTTCTCATCTTTCAGCAAAACGACAGAAGCTTATATGGGAGTAGCCAATATCTGCAGTTTTCTCATGATGTTTTTAAGCGGAGTGTTCTTCCCTATTGAAACGATGCCTGAATGGATCCAGCCAATATCCAGCATCCTGCCGCTAACCTATTTTGCTGAAGGCTTAAGGGAAAGCATGGTGTATGAAACCGGCATTGCTACAGCAGCACTTTGGGCAGGAATTGGCGTGATGGTGATATGGGGAGCCGTTACTTTTCTTTTGGGGTCCTTGCTTTATAAGAGAAAAGCGATTGCTGCTGACAGATAA
- a CDS encoding RNA polymerase sigma factor, translating into MDITELYTCHYKRLYHICFSMTRDAYLAEDIVQETFIKAMKKAETIIDEEKAGAWLSVIARRTALDAIRRERRKAAVPMEQDMLECLGVATKQNVEQEVESGFAAEEITGAVKKLTGSYRDILLLKIDRGLKEREIAAMLNLNPSTVKTRIFRARKQLKMMVKMGA; encoded by the coding sequence ATGGATATTACCGAGCTGTATACGTGTCATTATAAACGCCTTTATCATATATGTTTCTCAATGACAAGAGACGCTTATCTTGCGGAGGATATCGTTCAAGAAACTTTTATTAAAGCCATGAAGAAAGCGGAAACGATTATCGATGAAGAAAAAGCGGGGGCATGGCTGTCTGTCATTGCCCGAAGGACTGCCCTGGACGCTATTCGGAGAGAAAGGCGGAAGGCTGCTGTGCCGATGGAGCAGGACATGCTCGAATGTCTCGGTGTTGCTACAAAACAGAATGTCGAGCAGGAAGTTGAATCCGGCTTTGCTGCTGAGGAAATCACCGGGGCTGTAAAGAAGCTGACAGGCAGCTATAGAGATATTCTTTTGCTGAAAATAGACCGGGGATTAAAGGAAAGGGAAATAGCGGCTATGCTTAATTTAAATCCTTCAACTGTAAAAACCAGAATCTTCAGGGCTCGAAAGCAGCTGAAAATGATGGTGAAAATGGGGGCATAA
- the dnaN gene encoding DNA polymerase III subunit beta produces the protein MEFKIKNEYFNKAVGEVSSAISAKTPFPILTGIKLTACENHLRLTGSNSDIVIEKVIPAADKGAELEIVKTGSVVVTSRYLTELIKKLPGDIHIKVNEKHNVTIISDEIITYINGFPAEQYPKLPEFDNSHEIQISSVKLSAIIKQTVFAASKNDTRPVLTGVHMIVKENHFSCAATDSHRLAFLQTRIASASKGSFIVPGSSLKELLKLLAHQEESEVQIFSSESYLVFKTKSIMLCSRLIEGKYPDVTGLIPNEAKTVIKLDAKKLLKGIDRACLFALEWKNNNVLLEIKEGALKISSVSSAIGKIEETQPLLEITGERELSISLDGNFLMDALKAIQEEHVLLSFSGSMKPVIIKPVSGESYIQLVSPVRSY, from the coding sequence ATGGAGTTTAAAATTAAGAATGAATATTTTAATAAAGCCGTTGGAGAAGTAAGCAGTGCAATTTCTGCCAAGACACCTTTTCCGATTTTAACCGGGATAAAGCTGACTGCTTGTGAGAACCATTTAAGACTCACTGGAAGCAACTCTGATATTGTGATTGAAAAAGTCATTCCTGCTGCTGATAAAGGGGCTGAACTGGAAATAGTAAAGACTGGCAGTGTTGTAGTAACATCCAGATACCTGACAGAGCTAATTAAAAAGCTGCCGGGTGACATACATATCAAAGTGAATGAAAAGCATAACGTGACAATCATATCAGATGAAATTATCACATACATAAATGGTTTTCCAGCCGAACAGTATCCAAAACTTCCTGAATTTGATAATTCGCACGAGATCCAAATTTCTTCTGTAAAATTATCAGCAATAATAAAGCAGACCGTGTTTGCAGCTTCGAAGAATGATACAAGGCCGGTGCTCACAGGAGTGCATATGATTGTTAAAGAAAATCACTTTTCGTGTGCGGCAACTGACTCACATCGTTTAGCGTTTCTGCAGACAAGGATCGCTTCTGCTTCCAAAGGGTCTTTCATTGTTCCAGGCTCGAGCCTAAAGGAACTTTTAAAGCTATTGGCTCATCAGGAAGAAAGTGAAGTACAAATCTTCTCATCAGAGAGCTATTTAGTTTTCAAAACAAAATCGATCATGCTCTGTTCACGGCTTATTGAAGGCAAGTATCCTGATGTAACTGGACTCATCCCGAATGAAGCGAAAACAGTTATAAAACTGGACGCAAAAAAACTATTAAAGGGAATTGACCGTGCCTGCCTGTTTGCCCTCGAATGGAAGAATAACAATGTCCTCCTGGAGATAAAAGAAGGGGCATTGAAAATATCTTCAGTTTCCTCTGCCATTGGAAAAATTGAAGAAACACAGCCTCTGTTAGAAATCACCGGCGAGCGGGAACTATCCATATCACTTGATGGGAACTTTTTAATGGATGCCCTAAAAGCTATTCAGGAAGAGCATGTACTTTTAAGCTTCAGCGGTTCAATGAAGCCGGTTATAATCAAGCCTGTCAGCGGCGAATCTTATATTCAGCTTGTTTCGCCCGTCCGTTCGTATTGA
- a CDS encoding TraB/GumN family protein codes for MSEENITRIHLDGKEYILIGTAHVSKHSAEQVKEVIEAEQPDSVCVELDEQRYQSITEGSKWKEMDIIQVIKEKKASLLLMNLAISSFQNRMADQFGIKAGQEMIQGIESAKAAGAKLVLADRNIQITFARIWGNLGLKGKSLLLSQVVASIFSKDTITEEELEKMKNQDTINAILNEFTDSFPRLKKPLIDERDQYLAQKIKDAPGEKIVAVLGAAHVPGIKEEIKKEQDMAKLTERPPKSNVPKIIGWSIPVFILAIIAYTFFANPSAGLAQTISWIIWNGSLSALGAAIAMGHPLTILTAFVAAPITSLNPLLAAGWFAGLTQAYIRRPNVRDFETLSEDVFSVKGFWRNKVSRILLIVVLSNLGSSLGTFIGGADVIRVFFENL; via the coding sequence ATGTCAGAGGAAAACATAACGAGGATTCATTTAGACGGCAAGGAATACATACTGATAGGAACAGCACATGTTTCAAAGCACAGCGCGGAACAAGTGAAGGAAGTCATAGAGGCTGAACAGCCTGACTCTGTTTGTGTGGAATTGGATGAACAGAGATATCAATCGATTACAGAAGGCAGCAAGTGGAAGGAAATGGATATCATCCAGGTAATTAAGGAGAAGAAGGCATCACTGCTTTTAATGAATCTGGCGATTTCATCCTTTCAAAACCGCATGGCTGACCAATTCGGCATTAAAGCCGGCCAGGAAATGATTCAGGGAATTGAATCAGCAAAGGCTGCCGGGGCAAAGCTTGTTCTGGCCGACCGGAATATCCAGATTACCTTTGCAAGGATTTGGGGTAACCTCGGATTAAAAGGAAAATCCCTGCTTCTTAGTCAAGTAGTAGCAAGTATTTTCAGCAAGGATACGATAACTGAAGAAGAACTTGAGAAAATGAAAAATCAGGATACGATAAATGCGATTCTAAATGAATTTACAGATAGTTTTCCGCGATTAAAGAAACCGCTCATTGACGAACGGGATCAGTACCTGGCACAAAAAATTAAAGATGCACCAGGAGAAAAAATAGTAGCGGTGCTTGGGGCAGCCCATGTACCGGGGATCAAAGAGGAAATCAAAAAAGAACAGGACATGGCCAAATTGACTGAGCGCCCTCCAAAATCCAATGTTCCAAAGATAATTGGCTGGAGTATTCCGGTGTTCATTTTAGCCATAATCGCCTATACATTCTTCGCAAATCCTTCTGCGGGTCTTGCGCAGACTATCAGCTGGATTATTTGGAATGGCTCCTTGTCGGCGCTGGGGGCTGCCATTGCAATGGGACATCCGCTCACCATTTTAACTGCCTTTGTTGCAGCGCCAATTACATCATTGAATCCCCTTCTTGCAGCAGGCTGGTTTGCCGGACTGACTCAGGCTTATATAAGGCGTCCGAATGTAAGGGATTTTGAAACCTTATCTGAAGATGTCTTCAGTGTTAAAGGATTCTGGAGAAACAAAGTGAGCCGGATTTTATTGATTGTTGTCCTGTCCAATCTGGGCAGTTCGCTGGGAACCTTCATTGGGGGAGCCGATGTAATCAGAGTGTTTTTTGAAAATTTATAA
- a CDS encoding aminoglycoside adenylyltransferase domain-containing protein, which produces MNTYWANRIQSYEESIDELTQTADSAIDKEVEWTVLGILRQFYTLREKDIISKQGAGEYSLKHLPEKWHPIIVDAINIRRGEENRHYTSKRDRIEETIKLSKYLISQSAAIKNK; this is translated from the coding sequence ATGAATACATATTGGGCAAATCGAATCCAGTCATACGAGGAATCGATTGATGAACTTACACAAACAGCCGACTCTGCGATTGATAAAGAAGTTGAATGGACGGTGCTCGGCATTTTGCGTCAGTTTTACACATTGAGAGAGAAGGATATTATCTCTAAGCAAGGGGCTGGGGAGTACTCCTTAAAGCATTTGCCGGAAAAATGGCACCCAATCATAGTGGATGCCATCAATATTCGCAGAGGTGAGGAAAATAGACATTATACAAGTAAGCGTGATCGAATTGAGGAGACTATTAAACTGTCAAAATATCTTATAAGCCAATCAGCAGCAATTAAAAATAAGTGA